From Erigeron canadensis isolate Cc75 chromosome 8, C_canadensis_v1, whole genome shotgun sequence, one genomic window encodes:
- the LOC122610324 gene encoding uncharacterized protein LOC122610324 produces the protein MSAYTNRFNELVSLCPGMVTPEYKKIERYIWGLPPSIQGNVAASKPTTIQEAIRLSHDLMDQLIRHTTKNAEVRFSDNKRKWDNNLEGNYVQLPYEKPNTTKIYAGNKPVCHKCDRHHYEGPYKVCEKCKKVGHLAKDCRTSTQGMKVIPPGGCHNCGEMGHFRRNCPKLMNRNVSQALGRAFIITEKEGCNDHNLKTGTFPMNNYASFLFNVSGDKCFVCEECRLMSP, from the coding sequence ATGTCCGCGTATACTAATCGGTTCAATGAATTAGTGTCGTTGTGCCCAGGGATGGTTACTCCTGAATATAAAAAGATTGAAAGGTACATCTGGGGACTTCCACCCTCAATTCAAGGAAATGTGGCTGCATCAAAACCGACTACCATCCAAGAAGCTATTCGGCTGTCACACGATCTAATGGATCAACTCATTCGCCACACAACCAAAAATGCGGAAGTAAGATTCAGCGACAACAAGAGGAAGTGGGATAACAATCTGGAAGGAAACTATGTGCAACTACCATACGAAAAGCCAAATACCACTAAGATATATGCTGGGAACAAACCAGTCTGCCACAAGTGCGATCGCCACCACTACGAAGGACCCTATAAAGTGTGTGAAAAGTGCAAGAAGGTTGGCCATCTGGCCAAAGACTGTAGAACCTCGACTCAAGGCATGAAAGTAATTCCACCCGGGGGATGTCATAACTGTGGAGAGATGGGACACTTTAGAAGGAACTGCCCGAAGTTAATGAATCGAAACGTTAGCCAAGCTCTTGGAAGGGCATTCATTATCACAGAAAAAGAAGGTTGCAATGATCATAACCTTAAGACGGGTACATTCCCTATGAACAACTACGCATCTTTTCTATTTAATGTTAGTGGTGATAAATGCTTCGTGTGTGAAGAGTGTAGATTAATGTCACCTTAA